The Saxibacter everestensis genome has a window encoding:
- a CDS encoding S8 family peptidase: MSSLTSPGLFSRRIRIIAAIGPAILLAMAVAVGPAQASAVGPAQASAVGPAQAASAPDTARAEMAGIARAETDPTGPGHAPPPAAPKYANGLIVKTTTTTPSPALLRKSEALTDSTIESATPVSEKTTVLRFDDELPAAAAEKIAEQLAERADVVWAEPDYRREIAAQPPIGSNDPFYGKQYNVWDDRDSVVSVNSGKVKLPVGGYSVHAPELWNKTKGSSSVVVAVIDTGITNHPDLDHQVLPGYDLVSDPEVARDDPEVARDVPATEEAGSRDDDAEDPGDWWPGGTFKGEDCERSDSSWHGTHVAGIVAAQADNGEGITGVAPGVSLLPVRALGVCGGYDSDITAGIVWAAGGSVPDVPQNTHPAQVINLSLGGYSTEGCPRSYQDAIDKARSLGSTVVVAAGNESVNVRNSAPANCSGVITVGSTDEIGERAWYSNYGTGIDVSAPGGDNNYNGIWSAVNTGTTVPQQAGYGQMEGTSMAAPAVAGAAALLYSLAPGAGPDAVESALKSSISAFPKHKEADWTCTTSSCGTGILNLGRLITSGAGSSSQQVATVTVRQTVSQSATVTEKAAVKVTRSAKARYTGTAKYSYTARYRYSGHTAKATASATRTHTIEGKKHSASAREQKSATTTKSASRTVTVTRSAIAATKQAAKQAARDAATTQARSAATTEAKSAAVSIARTNARDSAASASRKAGEKHAVRDATAASARSISKKAKSEATAKARSKLTNKVKATVRSQATAAAKKKAQAAA; encoded by the coding sequence ATGTCTTCCCTTACCTCCCCCGGCCTGTTTTCCAGGCGGATTCGTATCATCGCGGCAATAGGCCCGGCGATCCTGCTGGCGATGGCTGTGGCGGTTGGCCCGGCGCAAGCGTCGGCGGTTGGCCCGGCGCAAGCGTCGGCGGTTGGCCCGGCGCAAGCGGCGTCAGCGCCGGACACTGCGCGAGCCGAAATGGCCGGCATTGCACGGGCCGAGACCGATCCAACCGGGCCGGGACATGCCCCGCCACCTGCCGCCCCGAAGTATGCCAACGGCTTGATTGTCAAGACGACCACGACGACGCCATCGCCTGCGCTGCTGCGGAAGTCCGAGGCCCTGACGGATTCGACCATTGAGTCGGCCACACCGGTGAGTGAGAAGACAACGGTGCTCAGGTTCGACGACGAACTGCCGGCAGCGGCCGCCGAGAAGATTGCCGAGCAGCTAGCCGAACGAGCCGATGTGGTCTGGGCCGAGCCGGATTATCGCCGGGAAATTGCCGCCCAGCCGCCCATCGGCTCGAATGATCCGTTCTACGGCAAGCAGTACAACGTCTGGGACGACCGGGACTCCGTCGTCTCCGTCAACAGCGGCAAGGTGAAACTGCCGGTTGGCGGTTACAGCGTGCACGCCCCGGAGCTCTGGAACAAGACCAAGGGCAGCTCGTCTGTCGTCGTGGCCGTTATCGACACCGGAATCACCAACCATCCCGATCTTGACCACCAGGTACTTCCCGGCTACGACCTGGTCTCCGACCCCGAAGTGGCCCGCGACGACCCCGAGGTGGCCCGCGACGTGCCGGCAACTGAGGAAGCCGGTTCGCGAGACGATGACGCTGAAGATCCCGGTGACTGGTGGCCAGGCGGGACATTCAAGGGGGAAGACTGCGAACGAAGCGACAGTTCGTGGCACGGTACGCACGTGGCCGGCATTGTCGCCGCACAGGCCGATAACGGCGAGGGAATCACTGGAGTCGCCCCTGGGGTAAGCCTGCTTCCGGTGCGGGCGCTTGGCGTCTGTGGCGGCTACGACTCCGACATCACGGCGGGCATAGTCTGGGCTGCCGGCGGCTCAGTGCCCGATGTTCCGCAAAACACTCATCCGGCACAGGTGATCAACCTGTCCCTTGGCGGATACTCGACTGAGGGATGCCCCAGGTCGTATCAGGACGCCATCGACAAGGCGCGATCACTCGGCAGCACTGTCGTGGTAGCCGCCGGCAACGAGTCGGTGAATGTCAGAAACTCGGCCCCAGCCAACTGTTCCGGCGTGATCACCGTCGGATCCACCGATGAGATCGGCGAACGGGCCTGGTACTCCAACTACGGCACGGGCATCGATGTCAGTGCGCCGGGTGGTGACAACAACTACAACGGCATCTGGTCCGCGGTGAACACCGGAACGACCGTGCCGCAACAGGCAGGTTACGGCCAGATGGAGGGCACATCGATGGCGGCCCCGGCCGTCGCCGGCGCGGCCGCTCTGCTCTACTCGCTGGCGCCGGGCGCCGGGCCAGACGCAGTCGAGTCGGCGCTGAAGTCATCGATCAGCGCTTTTCCGAAGCATAAGGAAGCCGATTGGACCTGCACTACGAGCAGCTGCGGGACCGGCATCCTCAATCTGGGGCGGCTGATCACATCCGGTGCGGGCTCCTCTAGTCAGCAGGTAGCTACCGTCACGGTGCGGCAGACGGTCAGCCAGAGCGCGACCGTCACCGAGAAGGCCGCGGTCAAGGTGACGAGGTCCGCGAAGGCGCGCTACACCGGCACCGCGAAGTACAGCTATACGGCCAGATACCGTTATAGCGGCCACACCGCAAAGGCAACGGCCTCGGCAACCAGAACGCACACGATCGAGGGCAAGAAGCACAGCGCCTCGGCTAGGGAACAGAAATCGGCCACCACCACCAAGAGCGCCTCGAGGACTGTGACGGTGACCCGCTCGGCGATCGCCGCGACGAAGCAGGCAGCGAAACAGGCGGCCAGGGACGCCGCGACAACCCAAGCCAGAAGTGCTGCGACAACCGAAGCAAAGTCGGCGGCTGTATCAATAGCCCGGACAAATGCGCGCGACTCGGCGGCTTCCGCGTCCCGCAAGGCCGGGGAAAAACATGCGGTCAGGGATGCG
- the cysS gene encoding cysteine--tRNA ligase, whose protein sequence is MTLRLYDTAQRSIRDFVPINEGSVGIYVCGATVQGEPHIGHLRSAVVFDQLRRWLTYKGYDVTLVRNVTDIDDKILLNAQAAGNQWWAHAYLYEQQFSAAYDALGVLTPTYEPRATGHITEMIELIQRLIEAGHAYPALDNSGDVYFDARSWPDYGRLTRQQLDDMEPAVDSARSGKKDSRDFALWKGHKSGDPGTAAWPTPWGRGRPGWHLECSAMVTKYLGPHFDIHGGGLDLRFPHHENEQAQSQAAGDPFANYWMHSGLLTIHGEKMSKSLGNSLFASDLLQQTRPVALRYYLGGAHYRSSLEYGADSMAEANAAMSRLETFVARAVDRLQLADDEILRHSGVALPDEFAAAMDDDLSVPAALAVIHERVRAGNSAFDRNDEDGLRSALLEVVAMLDILGLSPVAAEWAGTEGSESNGMKAALDTLVAAQLTKRDEARAAKDFATADAIRDLLATAGIVIADTPHGAKYTVKGEN, encoded by the coding sequence GTGACCCTTCGCCTCTATGACACAGCCCAGCGTTCCATTCGCGATTTCGTGCCGATCAACGAGGGGTCCGTAGGCATCTATGTCTGCGGCGCGACAGTGCAGGGTGAGCCGCATATTGGCCACCTCCGAAGCGCAGTCGTCTTCGACCAATTGCGTCGCTGGCTGACGTACAAGGGGTACGACGTCACGCTGGTTCGCAACGTGACCGACATCGACGACAAGATCCTGTTGAACGCGCAGGCCGCTGGCAATCAGTGGTGGGCACATGCCTATCTCTACGAGCAGCAGTTCTCGGCGGCCTATGATGCGCTCGGCGTTCTGACGCCGACCTATGAGCCGCGCGCCACCGGGCACATCACCGAGATGATCGAGCTGATCCAGCGACTTATCGAGGCGGGCCATGCCTACCCTGCGCTGGACAACTCGGGCGACGTCTACTTCGATGCGAGGAGCTGGCCGGATTACGGGCGGCTGACCAGGCAGCAGCTCGACGACATGGAACCGGCCGTGGATTCCGCGCGCTCCGGGAAAAAGGATTCGCGCGACTTCGCGCTGTGGAAGGGGCACAAGTCGGGCGACCCCGGGACCGCCGCCTGGCCGACCCCCTGGGGACGTGGCCGTCCCGGCTGGCACCTCGAGTGCTCCGCCATGGTGACGAAGTACCTCGGACCGCATTTCGACATCCACGGGGGTGGCCTTGACCTCCGGTTCCCGCATCACGAGAACGAGCAGGCGCAGTCGCAGGCTGCCGGTGACCCGTTTGCCAACTACTGGATGCATTCCGGGCTGCTGACGATTCACGGCGAGAAGATGTCGAAGTCGCTGGGTAACTCGTTGTTCGCCTCAGATCTGCTGCAACAGACCAGGCCGGTCGCGCTCCGCTACTACCTGGGCGGCGCACACTACCGGTCGAGTCTTGAGTACGGCGCCGATTCGATGGCCGAGGCCAATGCTGCGATGAGCCGGCTCGAAACGTTTGTGGCCCGGGCGGTCGACCGTCTGCAGTTGGCGGACGACGAGATCCTGCGGCATTCCGGGGTCGCGCTTCCCGATGAGTTCGCCGCCGCAATGGATGACGACCTATCCGTCCCGGCGGCGCTAGCCGTCATTCATGAGCGCGTGCGGGCCGGCAACTCGGCATTCGACAGAAACGATGAGGACGGGCTGCGTTCCGCGCTCCTTGAGGTAGTCGCCATGCTCGACATCCTTGGTTTGTCGCCGGTCGCCGCGGAGTGGGCCGGTACTGAAGGCAGCGAAAGTAATGGAATGAAGGCCGCATTGGATACTCTGGTAGCTGCGCAGCTGACGAAACGGGACGAAGCCCGGGCTGCGAAAGACTTTGCTACCGCCGATGCGATACGGGATTTGCTTGCGACCGCAGGAATCGTGATCGCAGATACGCCCCACGGCGCGAAATACACCGTGAAAGGTGAAAACTGA
- the rlmB gene encoding 23S rRNA (guanosine(2251)-2'-O)-methyltransferase RlmB translates to MPKKPRPGAVRKSKKGPKVGTGGHSRKSLEGRGPTPKAVDREYHPAGKRAAAAAKSAGKTTGKPGARDTRRPGPGGSRGSRKTTSVEVVAGRNAVVEALREGIPATALYVAHQIDADDRVKEAISIAGAKGIALLEASKIDLDRLTDGYFHQGLALQVPAYKYAHPEDLVARALKAGEVPLIVALDGITDPRNLGAIIRSTAAFGGHGVVVPERRAASVTASAWKTSAGAAARIPVAKAANLTRTLQAYKSQGLFVLGLDMAGDVELPSLELGREPVVIVVGSEGKGLGRLVRETCDQIVSIPIAATTESLNAGIAAGVTLYEVARSRA, encoded by the coding sequence ATGCCGAAAAAACCACGCCCCGGTGCGGTCCGGAAAAGCAAGAAGGGCCCGAAGGTAGGGACTGGCGGACACAGCCGAAAGTCGCTGGAGGGCCGCGGCCCGACGCCGAAGGCAGTCGACCGTGAATACCACCCTGCCGGAAAACGGGCCGCCGCTGCGGCGAAATCTGCGGGTAAGACAACTGGGAAACCTGGCGCCAGGGATACCCGTCGGCCCGGTCCCGGTGGCTCCCGGGGTAGCAGGAAGACAACCTCGGTGGAGGTGGTCGCCGGCCGTAACGCTGTTGTCGAGGCATTGCGCGAGGGTATTCCGGCAACCGCGCTCTATGTCGCACATCAGATCGATGCCGACGACCGGGTCAAGGAAGCCATCAGTATTGCCGGTGCAAAGGGTATTGCGCTGCTTGAGGCCTCGAAGATCGATCTGGACCGGCTGACCGACGGCTATTTCCACCAGGGACTGGCCCTGCAGGTACCGGCCTACAAATACGCTCATCCGGAGGACCTCGTCGCCCGGGCGCTCAAGGCGGGCGAAGTTCCGCTCATCGTTGCGCTCGATGGCATCACCGATCCCCGCAACCTCGGCGCGATTATCAGGTCGACGGCGGCCTTCGGTGGTCACGGCGTTGTGGTGCCCGAGCGGCGCGCGGCCAGCGTGACGGCGTCCGCCTGGAAAACGTCGGCGGGCGCGGCGGCACGAATCCCGGTGGCCAAGGCCGCCAACCTGACCAGGACTCTGCAGGCCTACAAGAGCCAGGGATTGTTCGTGCTTGGCCTGGACATGGCAGGGGACGTGGAGTTGCCCTCGCTGGAGCTCGGCCGGGAACCTGTCGTCATCGTCGTCGGCTCGGAAGGCAAGGGGCTCGGTCGGCTTGTCCGGGAAACCTGCGACCAGATTGTTTCGATTCCGATCGCTGCAACAACTGAATCGCTGAATGCGGGAATCGCCGCCGGCGTCACGCTGTACGAGGTGGCGCGCAGCCGCGCCTAG
- a CDS encoding MFS transporter — protein MSQPSALPTEDPAMRKRVMRKVALRLTPFLAVLYFINYLDRTNIGFAGPNGMNEDLGLTNAMFGLASGVFFVGYLLLEVPSNIALHRFGARRWIARIMVSWGIVAAAMAFVPNAGTLYGLRFLLGIAEAGFFPGIILYLTFWFPKRERAKATALFMLAIPFSTILGAPLSAILIEQGHNLWWGLAGWRFMFLIEGIPAILIGVVCWFYLTDRPKDAKWLQPEEREWLTREMDNEESQTSARYHYPMRRSLTQPRVWALAFVYFGAVYGLYALSFFLPTIIDGFSEQYGTDFNIFQQGLITAVPYVFGAISMVLWSRHGDKTRERVWHVALPSMVGGVAIPIALYMDSPFTAMIAVSVCAIGICGALPNFWALPTMFLSGVGAAAGIALINSVGNSAGFLAPYITGWLADLTGDQKSGLWVVGVVMVLAGLLAVALKAAPKADDETAIETDLIGKVGKER, from the coding sequence ATGTCCCAGCCGTCCGCCCTACCGACGGAAGATCCGGCGATGCGGAAAAGGGTAATGCGGAAGGTCGCCCTCCGCCTGACCCCTTTCCTCGCCGTCCTCTACTTCATTAATTACCTGGATCGCACGAACATCGGCTTTGCCGGTCCGAACGGCATGAACGAGGACCTCGGCCTGACGAACGCCATGTTCGGCCTTGCCTCCGGAGTCTTCTTCGTCGGGTACCTGCTGCTCGAGGTGCCGAGCAACATCGCGCTGCATCGGTTCGGGGCGCGCAGGTGGATCGCCAGGATCATGGTCAGCTGGGGCATCGTGGCCGCCGCGATGGCCTTCGTGCCGAATGCAGGCACGCTGTATGGACTTCGTTTCCTACTCGGAATCGCCGAAGCCGGGTTCTTCCCGGGCATCATCCTGTACCTGACCTTTTGGTTCCCGAAGCGGGAACGTGCGAAGGCCACCGCCCTGTTCATGCTGGCCATCCCGTTCTCCACCATTCTCGGCGCGCCTCTGTCCGCCATACTGATCGAGCAGGGCCACAACCTCTGGTGGGGTCTGGCGGGTTGGCGGTTCATGTTCCTGATCGAGGGCATCCCGGCAATCCTGATCGGCGTCGTCTGCTGGTTCTACCTGACGGACCGCCCCAAGGACGCCAAGTGGCTGCAGCCGGAGGAACGCGAGTGGCTCACCCGTGAGATGGACAACGAGGAGTCACAGACCTCGGCCCGCTACCACTACCCGATGCGGCGCTCCCTCACCCAGCCGCGCGTGTGGGCGCTGGCATTTGTTTACTTCGGCGCGGTCTACGGCCTCTATGCCCTGAGCTTCTTCCTGCCGACCATCATCGATGGCTTCTCAGAGCAGTACGGCACCGATTTCAACATTTTCCAGCAGGGACTGATCACCGCCGTGCCGTACGTGTTCGGCGCGATATCGATGGTGCTGTGGTCGCGGCACGGCGACAAGACCCGCGAACGAGTCTGGCATGTGGCGCTTCCGTCAATGGTCGGCGGTGTCGCGATCCCAATCGCGCTCTACATGGACTCTCCGTTTACCGCCATGATTGCTGTATCGGTGTGTGCGATCGGCATCTGCGGTGCGTTGCCGAACTTCTGGGCGCTCCCCACGATGTTCCTCTCCGGAGTCGGCGCAGCAGCCGGCATCGCCCTGATCAACTCGGTCGGCAACAGCGCGGGCTTCCTGGCTCCGTACATCACCGGCTGGCTGGCGGACCTCACCGGCGACCAGAAGTCCGGCCTCTGGGTGGTCGGCGTCGTGATGGTCCTCGCAGGCCTGCTCGCGGTCGCCCTGAAGGCGGCCCCGAAGGCAGACGACGAAACCGCTATCGAAACCGACCTGATCGGCAAGGTCGGCAAGGAGCGCTGA
- a CDS encoding SDR family NAD(P)-dependent oxidoreductase, producing the protein MSPNIKDLFDLTGRKAVVVGSGSGLGQASALGLADFGAEVIVADLNVEGAADTVRLIQEAGGTASPLAIDVTDTATVEAAAREHQDAEVLVITPGYNARKRLLDTTEDDFDRVIDINLKGTYRLMKAFGATMAANGKGSIVTFASFRALVVEPGQGIYAAAKAGVVQLTKTMATELGTQGVRVNAILPGSFETPLTTQIKNDTEWWDAYANKSALKRWAKPHEIAGAVAFLASDASSYVTGSSQLVDGGWMANDGRFEPKV; encoded by the coding sequence ATGAGCCCCAATATCAAGGATCTTTTCGACCTGACCGGACGCAAAGCGGTCGTGGTGGGCTCCGGGTCAGGGCTCGGTCAGGCCAGCGCGCTCGGCCTGGCCGATTTTGGCGCCGAGGTCATAGTGGCCGATCTCAATGTTGAGGGCGCGGCCGACACAGTTCGACTGATCCAGGAAGCCGGTGGCACCGCGAGCCCACTAGCCATCGACGTCACCGATACCGCCACCGTTGAGGCCGCGGCCCGGGAGCACCAGGACGCCGAGGTATTGGTGATCACGCCGGGATACAACGCCCGGAAGCGGCTGTTGGACACCACCGAGGACGACTTCGACCGGGTCATCGACATCAACCTCAAGGGCACGTACCGGCTGATGAAGGCCTTCGGCGCGACGATGGCGGCCAACGGAAAAGGCAGCATCGTCACCTTCGCGAGTTTCCGCGCGCTCGTGGTGGAACCCGGACAGGGAATCTACGCGGCCGCGAAGGCCGGGGTCGTGCAGCTCACCAAGACGATGGCGACCGAACTGGGCACCCAGGGTGTCCGGGTCAACGCAATCCTGCCAGGCTCGTTCGAGACCCCGCTGACCACACAGATCAAGAACGACACCGAGTGGTGGGACGCCTACGCCAACAAGAGCGCGCTGAAGCGTTGGGCCAAGCCACACGAGATCGCCGGAGCGGTCGCGTTCCTGGCCTCAGATGCCAGCTCCTACGTCACGGGCTCGTCACAACTCGTGGATGGCGGCTGGATGGCGAACGACGGACGGTTCGAGCCCAAGGTCTAA
- a CDS encoding DUF4032 domain-containing protein → MAISAPLALNITAVAPDPALLDLPWNLPLEDWPESVLVGLPRGISRHTVRFVGLSGQVVAVKETREHYARHEYQLLRLLNRLDVPCVQPAAVITGRRDVNGEELECALVTRHLKFSLPYRALYSQTLRPDTATRLVDALAVLLVRLHLVGFFWGDVSLSNTLFRRDAGSFAAYLVDAETGELHDTLSDGQREHDLEIARVNIAGEFFDLQAGGLADEDLDPLPISELIITRYRTLWAELTGSESFASEERWRVDARVRRLNELGFDVGELAITTDFDGTTVQLQPKVVDAGHHQRRLIRLTGLDAQENQARRLLNDLDSYRAATDQQAADEELVAHQWLTRVFEPVIHAVPRELSRKLEPAEIFHEVLEHRWLLAEREMRDIPLDEAVQSYISEVLAHRRDEASFIGTATQAIPQSSRHPEELD, encoded by the coding sequence ATGGCGATTTCGGCACCTCTGGCGCTCAATATAACGGCGGTTGCGCCCGACCCCGCCTTATTGGATCTGCCCTGGAACCTGCCGTTGGAGGACTGGCCGGAATCAGTGCTCGTGGGGCTGCCCCGCGGTATCTCCCGCCACACCGTGCGATTCGTCGGCCTCTCCGGCCAGGTCGTCGCCGTCAAGGAAACCCGGGAGCACTATGCCCGCCACGAGTACCAGCTCCTTCGGCTGCTGAACCGGCTGGACGTGCCCTGCGTGCAGCCGGCCGCAGTGATCACCGGTCGCCGCGATGTCAACGGCGAGGAGCTCGAATGCGCCCTGGTGACCAGGCATTTGAAGTTCTCGCTGCCCTACCGGGCGCTTTACTCACAGACGCTGCGACCGGATACCGCGACACGGCTCGTCGACGCTCTGGCAGTCCTGCTGGTCAGGTTGCACCTGGTCGGGTTCTTCTGGGGTGACGTGTCGCTGTCCAACACCCTGTTCCGGCGGGACGCGGGGTCTTTCGCTGCCTACCTGGTGGACGCCGAAACCGGCGAACTGCACGACACCCTTTCGGATGGGCAGCGCGAACACGACCTCGAAATCGCCCGGGTGAATATCGCCGGCGAGTTCTTCGATCTGCAGGCCGGCGGCCTCGCCGACGAGGACCTCGACCCGCTGCCGATCAGCGAATTGATCATCACCCGCTACCGCACGCTCTGGGCAGAGCTCACCGGCAGCGAGTCCTTCGCGTCCGAAGAGCGGTGGCGGGTGGATGCCAGGGTCCGCCGGCTCAACGAACTCGGCTTCGATGTCGGCGAACTTGCGATCACGACCGACTTTGACGGCACGACCGTTCAGTTGCAGCCCAAGGTCGTCGACGCCGGACATCATCAGCGCCGTTTGATTCGGCTCACCGGCCTGGACGCCCAGGAGAACCAGGCGCGCCGGTTGCTCAACGATTTGGACAGCTACCGCGCGGCAACCGATCAGCAGGCCGCCGACGAAGAACTCGTCGCCCATCAGTGGCTGACCCGGGTCTTCGAACCCGTCATCCACGCGGTGCCGCGCGAGCTTTCCCGGAAGCTCGAGCCGGCCGAGATCTTCCATGAGGTCCTTGAGCACCGCTGGTTGCTGGCCGAGAGGGAAATGCGCGACATCCCGCTCGATGAAGCCGTCCAGTCCTACATCAGTGAAGTGCTGGCGCATCGTCGCGACGAGGCTTCTTTTATCGGCACCGCGACACAGGCCATTCCGCAAAGCAGTCGCCACCCGGAAGAACTCGACTAG
- a CDS encoding ABC transporter ATP-binding protein, with the protein MATVTFDAATRVYPGGDRPAVDQLNLEVADGEFLVLVGPSGCGKSTSLRMLAGLEDVNSGRILIGDRDVTDVPPKDRDIAMVFQNYALYPHMSVADNMGFALKIAGVPKEKRMERVRDAAKLLDLEDYLDRKPKALSGGQRQRVAMGRAIVREPQVFLMDEPLSNLDAKLRVQTRTQIASLQRRLGVTTVYVTHDQTEAMTMGDRVVVLKDGKLQQVDTPRAMYDHPNNVFVAGFIGSPAMNLIELPQVDGGVSFGGAVFPVPRDVLGEASSDKVTLGVRPEDLNISETGEGLQVEVDVVEELGADAYIYGRAKHGETESPVIARVDGRRPPEKGATIAFIPEPGHVHLFDTVTGERLGD; encoded by the coding sequence ATGGCTACTGTCACATTTGACGCCGCAACCCGGGTGTACCCCGGCGGCGACCGCCCCGCAGTCGACCAGCTGAACCTCGAAGTCGCCGACGGTGAGTTCCTTGTTCTGGTCGGACCGTCAGGTTGCGGGAAGTCCACCTCATTGCGAATGCTTGCCGGCCTCGAAGACGTCAACTCCGGCCGGATTCTGATCGGCGACCGCGACGTCACCGATGTACCGCCAAAAGACCGCGACATCGCCATGGTTTTCCAGAACTATGCGCTCTACCCGCATATGAGCGTCGCCGACAACATGGGCTTTGCGCTCAAAATCGCCGGCGTGCCGAAGGAAAAGCGAATGGAGCGCGTCCGGGACGCAGCTAAACTCCTCGACCTCGAGGATTACCTGGACCGTAAGCCGAAGGCGCTCTCCGGCGGCCAGCGCCAGCGGGTTGCGATGGGCCGGGCAATCGTCCGCGAACCACAGGTCTTCCTGATGGATGAGCCACTCTCCAACCTCGACGCGAAGCTCCGGGTTCAGACCCGCACCCAGATCGCGTCACTGCAGCGCCGGCTCGGCGTGACCACCGTCTACGTGACCCACGATCAGACCGAGGCCATGACGATGGGCGATCGGGTCGTTGTGCTCAAGGACGGCAAGCTCCAGCAGGTCGACACGCCACGGGCTATGTACGACCACCCGAACAACGTTTTCGTCGCTGGCTTCATCGGCTCGCCGGCTATGAACCTGATCGAACTTCCGCAGGTCGATGGCGGAGTCAGCTTCGGCGGAGCCGTGTTCCCTGTGCCTCGCGACGTGCTGGGAGAAGCCAGCAGCGACAAGGTCACGCTGGGTGTCCGCCCTGAGGACCTCAACATCAGCGAGACCGGCGAAGGACTGCAGGTCGAGGTCGATGTTGTCGAGGAACTGGGCGCCGATGCATACATCTATGGTCGGGCCAAGCACGGAGAGACCGAGTCACCAGTGATCGCACGGGTTGACGGTCGCCGTCCGCCGGAAAAGGGCGCCACCATCGCGTTCATTCCGGAACCCGGGCACGTCCACCTGTTCGACACGGTGACCGGCGAACGGCTCGGCGACTAG